DNA sequence from the Carettochelys insculpta isolate YL-2023 chromosome 31, ASM3395843v1, whole genome shotgun sequence genome:
GGGGCACAGATTGGGGTAACAGGGgtgtaggtgggggaggggcacaggatggggtcacagggggtgtaggtggggcaggggcacaagtTGGGGTCATGGGGTGTAGGTGGGGGGGCACAGATTGGGGTAACGGGtgtaggtggaggaggggcacagGTCAGGGTCATGGGGGTgtcggtgggggaggggcacaggttgGGGTCATGGGGGTgtcggtgggggaggggcacaggttgGGGTCACAGGGGGtgtaggtggggcaggggcacaggtcAGGGTCATGGGGGTgtcggtgggggaggggcacaggttgGGGTCACAGGGGGtgtaggtggggcaggggcacaggatggggtcacagggggCTTCAGGTCGGGTGTGGGGACGGCGGGGGGTTCCCACTGCTGGGGCGCCCGACTGgtggcaccccgcccccccccgacgCACCCCCGAACCTGGGCGGGGTCCGGGGCGTCTCTGCGCCGCCTCCAGAGGGGCCGGCCCCCGCCGCCCGCAGCCCGCAGCGGGGCCAGACGCTGCGGCAgccgccgagccgagccgagccgagccggagCCCCCAGCCAGGTGAGGGGGCGGGTCcgtgcggggcggggcggggcgggctgggctggggagagccgagccagccccaggcactggccggggggggtgtggggcagcgCTGCGGCTGCGGGCAGAGCTCGGCACCCGTCCCCGGAGGGATCCCCGCAACCCCCATATGCACGAATCCGCACCCCCCCCCGTGCACGGATCCCTACACCCCCCGCGAGCACAGATCCCCATGACCCCTCCATGCACAGATCCCCACAACCCCCACATGCACGAATCCGCACCCCCCCCCCGTGCACGGATCCCCACAACCCCCCGTGCACGGATCCCCACAACCCCCTCCATGCACAGATCCCCACAACCCCCCCATGCACGAATCCGCACCCCCCCCGTGCACGGATCCCCACAACCCCCTCCATGCACAGATCCCCACAACCCCCATATGCACGAATCCGCACCCCCCCCCGTGCACGGATCCCTACACCCCCCGCGAGCACAGATCCCCATGACCCCCTCCATGCACAGATCCCCACAACCCCCACATGCACGAATCCGCACCCCCCCGTGCACGGATCCCCACAACCCCCTCCATGCACAGATCCCCACAACCCCCATATGCACGAATCCGCACCCCCCCCCGTGCACGGATCCCTACACCCCCCGCGAGCACAGATCCCCATGACCCCCTCCATGCACAGATCCCCATGACCCCCTCCATGCACAGATCCCCACAACCCCCACATGCACGAATCCGCACCCCCCCCCGTGCACGGATCCCCACAACCCCCACATGCACGAATCCGCACAGCCCCcccaagcatggatccccacaACACCCCGGTGCAGGGATCCCCACGATCCCCACCCCGAGCACGGATCCGCATATGCCCCCCCTACATggatccccacaacacccccctcCATGCATGGGTTGGCACAACACCCCCGCGCACAGACCCGTACAACCCCCCCCGTGCATGGATCCCCACAACCCTGGGGTACGTGGTGGGACGGGACGGgacaggcagggccctggggtacGTGGTggatgggctggggcaggcagggccctggggtacGAGGTggatgggctggggcaggcagggccctggggtacGTGGTggatgggctggggcaggcagggctctggggtACGAGGTggatgggctggggcaggcagggccctggggtacGAGGTggatgggctggggcaggcagggccctggggtacGTGGTggatgggctggggcaggcagggccctggggtacGTAGTagatgggctggggcaggcagggtccTGGGGTACGTGGTGGGACAGGACGGGACAGGCGGGGCCCTGGGGTACGTGGTGGGACGGGACGGGACAGGCAGGGCCGTGGGGTAGGTGGTGGGACGGGACGGgacaggcagggccctggggtagGTGGTGGGATGGGACGGgacaggcagggccctggggtagGTGGTGGGATGGGACGGGACAGGCGGGGCCCTGGGGTACGTGGTGGGACGGGACGGGACAGGCGGGGCCCTGGGGTACGTGGTGGGACGGGACGGgacaggcagggccctggggtacGTGGTGGTTtgggccaggacaggcagggccctggggtacATGGGTGTGAGGGAGGCACTGGGTGATTCAGGGTCATGGGGGTAGTAGGTGGGAATGGATTGGAACAAGGGGGCAGTaggggttgggtggggtggggccgaggggcgccaggtggggcagggctgtggggcagtagGTGAGcagggttggggccgtggggcagaaggcggggcaggggtggggccatggggcagtaggcgggtggggctggagctgtggggcagtAGGCGCATGGGGATGGAGCTGTGGGGCAGTAGCTGGGGTGGGACTAGTGCTGTGGGGCAGtaggcgggtgggggtggggcagggactgtggggTAGtaggtgggtggggatggggctgtggggcagtagGCGGGTGGGGCGGGGACTGTGGGACAGTAGCTGGGGTGGGACTAGTGTCGTGGGGCAGTAGGCGGGTGGGGCTATGGCCGTGGGGCAGTAGGCAGGCAGGGGTGTGGCCATGGGGCAGTAAATGgttgtggctggggctgtggggcagtagGTGGACGGGGATGGGGCCGTGGGGCAGtaggcggggtggggctggggccatggagcAGTAGGCgggccggggtggggctggggccatagGGCagtaggtggggtggggctggggccgtggggcagtaggcgggccggggcggggctggagccatAGGGCagtaggtggggtggggctggggctgtggggcagtaggcgggccggggcggggctggagccatAGGGCagtaggtggggtggggctggggctgtggggcagtaggcgggccggggcggggctggagccatAGGGCagtaggtggggtggggctggggccgtggggcagtaggcggggtggggctggggccatggggcagtaggtgggccggggcggggctggagccatAGGGCagtaggtggggtggggctggggctgtggggcagtaggcgggccggggcggggctggagccatAGGGCagtaggtggggtggggctggggccgtggggcagtaggcgggcgggggcggggctggggccgtggggcagtaggcggggcggggctggggccgtggggcagtaggcgggcggggggggtgcgGGCAGGTGCCGGGCGCCCCCCAGCTCCGCTTCCGTCTGGcgcaggccagagctgccagccgCGGGGCGTCCCCTGCCCGGGCGCGGAGGATGGacgagctgctgcagctgctttccCCGAACGCCTCCCAgcggctccccctgccctgggcgcCCGAGGGGCCCTGCGGCGCCTCCGTGGGGAGCAGCACGCTGCTCATCCTGGCCTACAGCGCCCTGCTGGCCGTGGGGCTGGTGGGCAACCTCTGCCTGGTGTGTGCCATCGCCCGCCGCCGCGACACCCGGAACGTCACCAGCATCTTCATCGCCAACCTGGCCTGCTCCGACCTGCTGGtgagcctgctgtgcctgcctgTCACCGTCATCTACACGCTGATGGGCCGCTGGGTGCTGGGCGAGCTGCTGTGCAAGGCCAGCCCCTTCGCCCAGTGCCTCTCCGtcactgtctccatcctctcCCTGGCCTGGATCGCCCTGGAGCGGCACCGGCTCATCCTGCACCCCACCGGCTGGCGCCCGGGCGCCGGCCACGCCTACCTGGCCGTGGCCCTCACCTGGCTGGTGGCGGGCCTTgtctccctgcccttcctggccTTCAGCGTGCTGACGGACGAGCCCTTCCGCAACCTCAGCCTGCCCCCGGACGCCCTGGCCGGCCACGTGGTGTGCCTGGAGCGCTGGCCCTCGGACAGCCACCGCCTGGCCTACACCACCGGCCTGCTGCTCTTCCAGTActgcctgcctctgctgctcaTCCTGGCCTGCTACTGCCGCATTTTCCTGCGCCTGCGCCGCCGGCgggacgtgctggagcggcccaAGGACACAGCCCGGGCCGCCAGCCACCGCCGGGTCAGCGTCATGCTGGCTTGCCTGGTGGGGGCCTTCGCCGCCTGCTGGCTGCCCCTGACTGTCTTTAACACCCTCTACGACTGGGCGCACGAGCGGATCTCCGTCTGCTACCACGACCTCATCTTCTCCCTCTGCCACCTGGCCGCCATGGCCTCCACTTGCGTCAACCCCCTCCTCTACGGCTTTCTCAACAGCGCCTTCCAGCGGGAGCTCAAAGCCCTGCTGACCCGCTGCAGCTGCCCCGGCCGGAAGCACGCGGACGAGACCTTCCCGCTGGCCACCGTCAGCACCGAGATCTCCAAGGCCTCGCTGCGCAGCGGGGGGGACGCCACCCATGCCTGACGGGGCCGCTGGCCCTGGGCCCTTGTGCCGGAGCCTGGCCCGGGGAAGGGGGGTTATTGCTCTTCCATGTGCCTGTCTACTGCTCGGAGGCTGGGGAGCCAGAGAAACCCACCGGAGCCCGGCcctggcagggcctgggctgtggCCCGTGCTCAGCGGTCAGCCCTTCAGCCTGGAAGCAGACCCCTCACCGATgccttgtgtgatggggttcagggggccCCATgcgctgcaccccggccgcaggcaggagtgactcttgtgatggggttcagggggccCCATGTGCTGCACCCCGGCCACAGGCAGCAGTGACTCTtgtgatgggattcaggggtccccatgcgctgcaccccagccgcaggcaggagtgactctcactcagcaggtagaacaggaagtttatgaggcgacagagacccagtttctcacagaagcgtca
Encoded proteins:
- the LOC142004381 gene encoding neuropeptide Y receptor type 4-2-like translates to MDELLQLLSPNASQRLPLPWAPEGPCGASVGSSTLLILAYSALLAVGLVGNLCLVCAIARRRDTRNVTSIFIANLACSDLLVSLLCLPVTVIYTLMGRWVLGELLCKASPFAQCLSVTVSILSLAWIALERHRLILHPTGWRPGAGHAYLAVALTWLVAGLVSLPFLAFSVLTDEPFRNLSLPPDALAGHVVCLERWPSDSHRLAYTTGLLLFQYCLPLLLILACYCRIFLRLRRRRDVLERPKDTARAASHRRVSVMLACLVGAFAACWLPLTVFNTLYDWAHERISVCYHDLIFSLCHLAAMASTCVNPLLYGFLNSAFQRELKALLTRCSCPGRKHADETFPLATVSTEISKASLRSGGDATHA